A section of the Gloeobacter violaceus PCC 7421 genome encodes:
- the lysS gene encoding lysine--tRNA ligase, with protein sequence MAEEDLRRTRLEKAEQWRVHNQNPYPYRYERTHMAGDLQAKYKDLENGQEVEDAVSVAGRIVARRVLGSVAFFGLQDDSGTIQLYFDKKRIRESMGADAFKWLDKLTDTGDFIGAHGTIRRTERGELSVYVHEYELLCKSILPLPSEYYGLTDVQKRYRQRYLDLIANPGVRETFRKRALIVREIRRFLDERGFLEIETPVLQTEAGGAAARPFTTHHNALGLDMFLRIATELHLKRLVVGGFEKVYELGRIFRNEGISTRHNPEFTTVEIYEAYSDYFDIMDLVETLLRAVAHIVLGSTELVCEGNTIDLGAPFRRITMFDLVAQMTGVALAGLRDGEKAARLAEAVGVEVTAGASVGQILYQLFEEKCEAKLTQPTFVLDYPVEISPLAKAHRSVPNMVERFELYINGRETADGFSELNDPVDQRARLEAQAKAKAAGDLEAHPFDEDFLTAIEHGLPPTGGVGIGIDRLVMLLTDSPSIRDVIAFPTLRPEAGE encoded by the coding sequence ATGGCCGAGGAAGATTTGCGCCGCACGCGCCTGGAGAAGGCCGAGCAGTGGCGCGTCCACAACCAAAACCCCTACCCGTACCGCTACGAGCGCACGCACATGGCAGGGGATTTGCAGGCGAAATACAAAGATCTCGAAAACGGCCAGGAAGTCGAAGATGCCGTCTCGGTGGCGGGCCGCATCGTCGCCCGGCGCGTGCTGGGCAGCGTCGCCTTTTTTGGCCTCCAGGACGATTCGGGTACCATCCAGCTTTATTTCGACAAAAAGCGCATCCGCGAGAGCATGGGAGCCGACGCCTTCAAGTGGCTCGACAAGCTCACCGACACCGGCGATTTTATCGGGGCGCACGGTACCATCCGCCGCACCGAGCGCGGCGAACTGTCGGTCTACGTCCACGAGTACGAGCTGTTGTGCAAGTCGATTTTGCCCTTGCCCTCTGAGTACTACGGCCTCACCGACGTCCAGAAGCGCTACCGTCAGCGCTATCTCGATCTGATCGCCAACCCCGGCGTGCGTGAGACCTTCCGCAAGCGCGCCCTGATTGTGCGGGAAATTCGCCGCTTTCTCGATGAGCGGGGCTTTCTTGAAATCGAGACCCCCGTGCTGCAGACCGAGGCCGGGGGCGCGGCGGCGCGGCCCTTTACCACCCACCACAACGCCCTGGGCCTCGATATGTTCTTGCGCATCGCCACCGAATTGCACCTGAAGCGGCTGGTGGTGGGCGGGTTCGAAAAGGTCTACGAACTGGGGCGGATCTTTCGCAACGAGGGCATCTCGACGCGCCACAACCCGGAATTTACCACCGTCGAAATCTACGAAGCCTACAGCGATTACTTCGACATCATGGATCTGGTGGAAACCCTGCTGCGCGCGGTGGCCCACATTGTCCTCGGCTCCACCGAACTGGTCTGCGAGGGCAATACGATCGACCTGGGCGCCCCGTTTCGGCGGATCACCATGTTCGATCTGGTCGCACAGATGACCGGGGTGGCCCTGGCCGGATTGCGCGACGGCGAGAAGGCGGCCCGCCTTGCCGAAGCAGTCGGTGTCGAGGTAACCGCGGGAGCCTCGGTCGGCCAGATTCTCTACCAGCTATTCGAAGAAAAGTGCGAGGCGAAGCTCACCCAACCTACCTTCGTGCTCGACTATCCGGTCGAAATTTCGCCGCTTGCCAAGGCCCACCGCTCGGTGCCGAACATGGTCGAGCGCTTCGAGCTATATATCAACGGTCGTGAGACCGCCGACGGTTTTTCAGAACTCAACGACCCGGTCGATCAGCGCGCCCGCCTGGAGGCCCAGGCCAAAGCGAAGGCGGCGGGAGACCTGGAGGCGCACCCCTTCGACGAGGATTTTCTGACCGCCATCGAGCACGGCCTGCCTCCCACCGGCGGCGTCGGCATCGGCATCGACCGGCTGGTGATGCTGCTCACCGACAGCCCGAGCATCCGCGATGTGATCGCCTTTCCGACCCTCCGGCCGGAGGCGGGGGAATAG
- a CDS encoding DUF883 family protein — MENKPNYGDFSSYLPHDEPSAGTNESAKEIPDTGHRQPPPASEHTDQAQVKERIDDALHQTAGKLHDLAQKLEGYGESGSQTGKVTEKVAGGLHRGAEYLEKAKVDDLGNQLTETIRKQPLASLGIAFGVGFVIARLLRR, encoded by the coding sequence ATGGAAAACAAGCCCAACTACGGCGATTTTTCTTCATACTTGCCCCACGACGAGCCGAGTGCGGGCACCAACGAGTCGGCGAAGGAAATTCCCGACACCGGCCATCGCCAGCCACCGCCCGCGAGTGAGCACACCGACCAGGCTCAGGTCAAAGAGCGCATCGACGATGCCCTCCATCAAACCGCCGGCAAGCTCCATGATCTCGCTCAAAAGCTCGAAGGCTACGGCGAGTCCGGCTCTCAAACCGGCAAAGTCACCGAAAAGGTGGCCGGTGGTCTGCACCGGGGAGCAGAGTACCTTGAAAAGGCCAAGGTCGACGATCTGGGCAACCAGTTGACGGAGACGATCCGCAAGCAGCCCCTGGCCAGCCTCGGGATTGCCTTTGGCGTTGGTTTTGTGATCGCCCGCCTGTTGCGGAGGTAA
- a CDS encoding electron transfer flavoprotein subunit alpha/FixB family protein gives MSTKQVLIFVEQEDGCARPVAFELLGAGRMLANKLGAELAAFVACDSVGELPETLVAHGADRVYVAEHPELATYRTLPYRRVLIDLIAAMDTPPHIVLFGSTTTGRDLAPRIAAYFETGLTADCTELDIGPYEHTNAQDPSKVGLYPDCLYAIRPSFGESLKARILGPWKNPQMATVRSGVMVPLAPDATRTGVVQSVPVHLESADLQLVVAETLRSLGEQVELQGAEVIVSGGYGLGNPEGFALMYQLAACFENSAVGSSRKAVDAGWIAHAHQVGQTGKTVRPKLYIACGISGAIQHRVGMDKSATIVAINKDSNAPIFKFAHHGIVGDLHQVIPELIRQLKLQKTSTPDTSHVATHSL, from the coding sequence ATGAGCACCAAACAAGTCCTCATCTTTGTCGAACAGGAGGACGGCTGCGCCCGGCCGGTCGCCTTTGAACTGTTGGGAGCGGGCCGGATGCTGGCCAATAAACTCGGGGCGGAACTGGCGGCATTCGTAGCCTGCGATTCGGTGGGAGAACTGCCCGAGACGCTCGTCGCCCACGGGGCCGACCGGGTCTACGTGGCGGAGCATCCGGAACTGGCCACCTACCGCACCCTGCCCTACCGGCGGGTGCTCATCGATCTCATCGCGGCGATGGACACCCCTCCGCACATCGTGCTGTTCGGTTCCACCACCACCGGCCGGGATTTGGCCCCGCGCATCGCCGCCTACTTCGAGACGGGGCTGACTGCCGATTGCACAGAACTCGACATCGGTCCCTACGAGCACACCAACGCCCAAGATCCGAGCAAGGTGGGTCTCTACCCCGACTGTCTCTACGCCATTCGTCCCAGCTTCGGCGAATCGCTCAAAGCCCGCATCCTCGGTCCCTGGAAAAATCCCCAGATGGCCACGGTGCGCTCCGGGGTGATGGTGCCGCTCGCTCCCGACGCCACCCGCACGGGCGTGGTCCAGTCGGTCCCGGTGCACCTCGAAAGCGCGGATCTGCAATTGGTGGTCGCCGAGACCTTGCGTTCGCTGGGCGAGCAGGTCGAACTGCAGGGCGCCGAGGTGATCGTCTCGGGGGGCTACGGTCTGGGCAATCCCGAGGGTTTTGCCCTGATGTACCAGCTCGCCGCTTGCTTCGAAAACAGTGCCGTGGGTTCCTCGCGCAAGGCGGTGGACGCCGGTTGGATCGCCCACGCCCACCAGGTGGGCCAGACGGGCAAGACCGTGCGCCCGAAGCTCTATATCGCCTGCGGCATCTCGGGGGCCATCCAGCACCGGGTCGGCATGGACAAATCGGCCACAATTGTGGCCATCAACAAAGACTCCAACGCCCCAATCTTTAAATTTGCCCACCACGGCATCGTGGGCGATCTCCACCAGGTCATCCCGGAACTCATCCGCCAACTCAAACTCCAGAAGACCTCTACCCCGGACACGAGCCATGTCGCCACCCATTCGCTATGA
- the arsM gene encoding arsenosugar biosynthesis arsenite methyltransferase ArsM, whose amino-acid sequence MKSYLKTTEQVYEQAALTPQPALCCVQQARPHLPGLVIPPVMEAMNYGCGSTVHLQDFAEGQRMLYIGVGGGLEALQFAYFARHPGGVVAVDPVAAMREQARRNLQTAAALNDWFEPDFVELVDGSALALPLPDGAIDLVAQNCLFNIFEPDDLLTALQEVRRVLVPGGRLVLSDPIASRPIPPHLQADERLRAMCLSGCLPLEQYLGCIVEAGFGQIDIRARRPYRVLDSARYGLDANLLLESIELAAYNVPVPADGPCIFTGRTAIYTGQEEHFDDRAGHILPVGLPAAVCDKTADKLARLHHSDLVITAPTYHYQGGGCC is encoded by the coding sequence ATGAAAAGTTATCTCAAGACCACCGAGCAAGTTTACGAGCAGGCCGCCCTCACCCCCCAACCCGCCCTGTGCTGCGTGCAGCAGGCGCGTCCCCATTTGCCCGGGCTGGTGATCCCACCGGTCATGGAAGCGATGAACTACGGTTGCGGCAGCACCGTGCACCTGCAGGATTTTGCCGAGGGGCAACGCATGCTTTATATCGGGGTTGGCGGCGGCCTGGAGGCTCTGCAATTTGCTTACTTCGCCCGGCACCCGGGCGGGGTGGTCGCAGTCGATCCGGTAGCGGCGATGCGCGAGCAGGCCCGCCGGAATCTGCAGACCGCCGCAGCCCTCAACGACTGGTTCGAGCCGGATTTTGTCGAGTTGGTGGACGGTAGCGCTCTGGCGCTGCCCCTGCCGGACGGCGCGATCGACCTGGTGGCCCAGAACTGCCTGTTCAACATCTTCGAGCCCGACGATCTGCTCACCGCCTTGCAGGAGGTGCGCCGGGTGCTGGTTCCCGGCGGTCGCCTGGTGCTGTCCGACCCGATCGCCTCGCGGCCCATACCGCCGCACCTGCAGGCGGACGAACGCCTGCGCGCGATGTGCCTGAGCGGTTGCCTGCCTCTGGAGCAGTACCTGGGGTGCATCGTCGAGGCGGGCTTCGGGCAGATCGACATCCGGGCGCGCCGCCCCTACCGGGTGTTGGACAGCGCCCGCTACGGCCTGGACGCGAATCTGCTGCTGGAGAGTATCGAACTGGCGGCCTACAACGTGCCGGTGCCCGCGGACGGTCCGTGTATTTTCACCGGGCGCACGGCCATTTACACTGGCCAGGAAGAACACTTTGACGATCGGGCGGGTCACATCCTGCCGGTGGGCCTGCCCGCCGCCGTGTGCGATAAGACCGCCGACAAGCTCGCCCGCCTACACCACAGCGATCTGGTGATCACCGCCCCGACCTACCACTACCAGGGCGGCGGGTGCTGTTGA
- a CDS encoding phage holin family protein: MQRQSEANLGLLLSQLVSQVEQLLSAHLRLARQELAADGKKFATQSGGIVIGGTLAVLGVAFVGLALIRGLEIWLAPWLAALIVAALFLGGGALIALSSVQRLGKIDQLGRTREETQETIAWLTRKQ; encoded by the coding sequence ATGCAGCGGCAATCCGAAGCAAACCTTGGCCTGTTGCTTAGCCAACTCGTCTCGCAGGTTGAGCAGCTGTTATCGGCCCATCTACGCCTGGCCCGCCAGGAACTGGCGGCCGACGGCAAAAAATTCGCCACGCAGTCCGGCGGTATCGTAATCGGCGGCACCCTTGCCGTTCTCGGCGTCGCCTTCGTCGGCCTGGCCTTGATCCGCGGGCTTGAAATCTGGCTTGCCCCCTGGCTTGCCGCTTTGATCGTCGCCGCGCTGTTTCTGGGCGGCGGTGCGCTCATTGCCCTTTCATCGGTGCAACGTCTGGGCAAAATCGACCAACTCGGCCGCACCAGAGAAGAAACCCAGGAGACCATCGCATGGCTGACTCGCAAGCAATAA
- a CDS encoding DMT family transporter: MDGAPALRGELAALAAAFLWAVGSVIWSLVGRRIVPLELNLIKIAIAMVLLVPTLWLGGVGLAVDRPEAVVLLLASGVVGIGLADTFFLEALKQLGARRALMLRTLDPPFAALLALFFLGEALGFWAWGGVVLTVLGVAWVIGERTATRLPVTEPSAVVFRRWGVICGVLGALGQAAGAVLARQALVETEITPAWSTLLRLGGGLAVVLVWVGLKRQPLGRWLEQPPVEDGWSLGQLLGAISFAAFTATFLGIWLQQTALKFTAAGIAQTLCATSPLFVLPFAAWMGEKIGYRAILGVLVSLGGVALLIGQR; encoded by the coding sequence GTGGACGGGGCACCGGCATTGCGGGGGGAACTGGCGGCTCTGGCCGCTGCCTTCTTGTGGGCGGTCGGTTCGGTGATCTGGAGCCTGGTGGGCAGACGCATTGTGCCCCTGGAGCTGAACCTGATCAAAATCGCCATCGCCATGGTGCTACTGGTTCCAACTCTATGGTTGGGGGGCGTGGGGCTCGCGGTCGATCGGCCTGAGGCTGTGGTCTTGCTGCTGGCCAGTGGGGTGGTGGGCATTGGTCTTGCCGATACGTTCTTTCTCGAAGCTCTGAAGCAATTGGGGGCGCGGCGGGCGCTGATGTTGCGCACGCTCGATCCGCCCTTTGCGGCGCTGCTGGCGTTGTTTTTCCTGGGAGAAGCGCTGGGCTTTTGGGCCTGGGGCGGCGTGGTGCTTACCGTGCTCGGGGTAGCCTGGGTGATTGGCGAGCGCACGGCCACCCGTTTGCCGGTTACCGAACCCAGTGCAGTTGTATTCCGGCGCTGGGGGGTGATCTGCGGTGTGTTGGGGGCCTTGGGCCAGGCGGCCGGGGCGGTGCTGGCCCGCCAGGCCCTGGTGGAAACCGAGATCACCCCGGCCTGGAGCACGCTGTTGCGCCTGGGTGGGGGACTCGCCGTCGTGCTGGTCTGGGTGGGATTGAAACGACAACCCCTCGGCCGCTGGCTTGAGCAGCCGCCGGTCGAGGATGGGTGGTCACTCGGGCAATTGCTTGGAGCGATCAGCTTTGCCGCTTTCACAGCGACCTTCCTGGGCATCTGGCTGCAGCAGACGGCTCTCAAATTTACGGCGGCAGGGATCGCCCAGACCCTGTGCGCCACCAGTCCGCTGTTCGTGCTGCCTTTTGCCGCCTGGATGGGCGAGAAAATCGGTTACCGGGCCATCCTGGGGGTGCTGGTTTCCCTCGGTGGGGTAGCGTTGCTCATTGGGCAGCGGTGA
- a CDS encoding electron transfer flavoprotein subunit beta/FixA family protein: protein MNIFVLIKQVPDQGAKAGINPDGTIDRARAKRMLNPFDRYALEAALFVRRLYGGTVTAISMGPPPAVEVLYEAIAHGVDQAILLSDRRLAASDTLATAYALYCTVRYAGAFDLVFCGLQTTDGDTAQVGPQLAERLQVPQITYCEKFEIAQGAIVARRVIEGGAQTVRCPLPAVVTVANSAPRLAYKTLRGARRVQQLQRDEAERSRVIRTVNLDDIGADPVRCGLKGSPTIVAATEKVGEIGGNCTLYQGKPLQQLVDDLLAAQVIAPELVKQ, encoded by the coding sequence GTGAACATTTTTGTACTGATTAAGCAAGTTCCTGACCAGGGTGCCAAGGCCGGCATCAACCCGGACGGGACGATCGATCGGGCCAGAGCCAAGCGCATGCTCAACCCCTTCGACCGCTATGCCCTCGAAGCGGCGCTATTTGTCCGCCGCCTCTACGGCGGCACGGTGACGGCGATCAGCATGGGTCCGCCCCCGGCCGTCGAGGTGCTCTACGAGGCCATCGCCCACGGTGTGGATCAGGCCATCTTGCTGAGCGACCGGCGTCTGGCCGCCTCGGACACCCTGGCTACCGCCTACGCGCTCTACTGCACCGTCCGCTACGCCGGAGCGTTCGATCTGGTCTTCTGCGGGTTGCAAACTACCGACGGCGACACCGCCCAGGTCGGCCCGCAACTGGCCGAGCGGCTGCAGGTTCCCCAGATTACCTACTGCGAAAAATTTGAAATTGCTCAAGGTGCGATCGTCGCCCGCCGGGTCATCGAAGGCGGCGCCCAGACGGTGCGCTGTCCTCTGCCGGCAGTCGTCACCGTCGCCAACTCCGCCCCCCGCCTGGCCTACAAGACCCTGCGCGGCGCCCGGCGCGTCCAGCAACTGCAGCGCGACGAAGCGGAGCGCTCGCGGGTTATCCGCACCGTCAACCTCGACGACATTGGCGCCGACCCGGTCCGCTGCGGCCTCAAAGGTTCGCCTACAATCGTGGCCGCCACCGAAAAAGTCGGCGAAATTGGCGGCAACTGTACCCTCTACCAGGGCAAGCCTCTCCAGCAACTGGTAGACGATTTGCTTGCCGCCCAGGTGATTGCACCGGAGCTTGTGAAGCAATGA
- a CDS encoding electron-transfer flavoprotein:ubiquinone oxidoreductase has protein sequence MSPPIRYDLLLVGGSASNLILAHRLLDLAGKSGLPLTIALVEKSAQFGAHIVSGALTKTHVLEKVFPDFKTNGFPIEGYVTHSHLSVLGSEERWDLPHAIVPKGFRKEGHAILTLSHAIRWLAEQLQAKAKELPNVLLDVFPGFAAQEILYEDQRVAGVRVSASGDVFEDAIFAEFTCFGDKGFLSKDLVERFALRPNPQLWSVGIKEVWEVDLDCRGVVWHTLGYPILDGTFSGGFVYGLGHKKLAIGLVISLDSKNPNLNPQLRLQQFKAHPWIQELIQGGRLLKYGAAVIPEGGYYSLPTRFGVEGALLLGDALGVLDAASLSGLDKSMETGYVAAELLHGAFVDRNFEGLTERYKSAVMDGFIGQELYASRHFRRAFLENDRLLGEYLPAVCQSVDQGHPWLGSLKFGLGKPIQRSTDTFQALGLILGRISGDKIFRYTPCHENIEPAFTQPAVAVSTQARPETLLSRPDAVFFAAPRYHEGNRHIEEFDADTCRRCIAVYDRLGKPTPCIADCTAEVHRIDEAGGVRVHGMSLENCIQCRTCEIVCPSVNLRVNPTYEGSGPDFYGL, from the coding sequence ATGTCGCCACCCATTCGCTATGATTTGCTGCTGGTCGGGGGCAGCGCTTCGAATCTGATCCTTGCCCACCGCCTGTTGGATCTGGCCGGCAAAAGCGGCCTGCCCCTCACCATCGCCCTGGTCGAAAAAAGCGCCCAGTTCGGCGCCCACATCGTCAGCGGTGCGCTCACCAAGACCCACGTCCTCGAAAAAGTCTTCCCCGACTTCAAGACAAACGGCTTTCCAATCGAGGGCTATGTCACCCATAGCCACCTGAGCGTGCTGGGCTCCGAGGAGCGCTGGGATCTGCCCCACGCCATCGTACCCAAAGGTTTTCGCAAAGAGGGCCACGCCATCTTGACCCTGAGCCATGCCATCCGCTGGCTGGCGGAGCAACTGCAGGCCAAAGCCAAAGAGCTTCCGAACGTTCTGCTGGACGTCTTTCCGGGGTTCGCCGCCCAGGAGATCCTCTACGAGGACCAGCGGGTCGCGGGTGTGCGGGTGAGCGCCTCGGGCGACGTGTTCGAGGATGCCATCTTCGCCGAATTCACCTGCTTCGGCGACAAGGGATTCCTCTCCAAAGACTTGGTGGAGCGTTTCGCCTTGCGCCCCAATCCCCAATTGTGGTCGGTGGGAATCAAAGAAGTCTGGGAAGTCGACCTCGACTGTCGGGGCGTCGTCTGGCACACCCTGGGCTATCCGATTCTGGACGGCACCTTCAGCGGCGGTTTCGTCTACGGCCTGGGCCACAAGAAACTGGCCATCGGCCTGGTGATCAGCCTGGACAGCAAAAACCCCAACCTCAACCCGCAATTGCGCCTGCAACAGTTCAAGGCCCATCCCTGGATACAGGAACTGATCCAAGGCGGGCGGCTGCTCAAGTACGGCGCCGCGGTGATCCCCGAGGGGGGCTACTACAGCCTGCCCACCCGCTTTGGCGTCGAAGGGGCGTTGCTGTTGGGCGATGCGTTGGGTGTCCTCGATGCGGCCAGTCTTTCCGGTCTCGACAAATCGATGGAGACCGGTTACGTCGCCGCCGAACTGTTGCACGGCGCGTTTGTCGACCGCAACTTCGAAGGTCTGACCGAACGCTACAAAAGTGCCGTCATGGACGGTTTCATCGGTCAGGAACTTTACGCGAGCCGCCACTTCCGCCGGGCTTTTCTCGAAAACGACCGGCTTTTGGGCGAGTACCTGCCCGCCGTCTGCCAGAGCGTCGATCAGGGCCACCCCTGGCTGGGCAGTCTCAAATTCGGTCTCGGTAAACCGATCCAGCGCTCCACCGATACGTTCCAGGCTTTGGGACTGATCCTGGGGCGCATCAGCGGCGACAAGATCTTCCGCTACACCCCTTGCCACGAGAATATCGAACCGGCCTTCACCCAGCCTGCTGTGGCGGTCAGCACCCAGGCGCGGCCCGAGACGCTCTTGAGCCGTCCCGACGCGGTCTTCTTTGCGGCCCCTCGCTACCACGAGGGCAACCGCCACATCGAAGAATTCGATGCCGATACCTGCCGCCGCTGCATCGCCGTTTACGACCGGCTGGGCAAACCCACCCCCTGCATCGCCGACTGCACCGCCGAGGTGCACCGCATCGACGAAGCGGGCGGTGTGCGTGTCCACGGTATGTCCCTCGAAAACTGCATCCAGTGCCGCACCTGCGAGATTGTCTGTCCGTCGGTGAATTTGCGGGTCAACCCGACCTACGAAGGCTCCGGCCCGGATTTCTACGGCCTGTAG
- a CDS encoding TonB C-terminal domain-containing protein — protein MNPAFFVSVALAGWVSWIGVALAQEAPPEVNLRVERDAAAGQKVRDAVVENWRLPAKLYQDVTARVQATVLLSGALVKPQISLDGLTGDERERTRRSLEEAIGRTVVSLPPGEVEFTILSRASAFEANCFPLKVYVPAAMKDSPEPVPATTVSGLREGALRWNRRLVRQSGGEPIDAFVLVDDPDQAHVRVEAFEDYPEYSNYLVDPQTRRVTVRVPIRELRSGLFASGFRWWHPDVVTLQTMFQLGRLLNLELSEEQGNALFAGTRRFLTYRPPLGVTGNYAARALPQSDHVEAQGRTDRVASDSQIEAAIDTVRKHACTAPAAEQIPDPR, from the coding sequence ATGAACCCGGCCTTTTTCGTGTCGGTGGCCCTGGCGGGCTGGGTGAGCTGGATCGGGGTCGCCCTCGCCCAGGAAGCCCCCCCTGAAGTCAATTTGCGCGTCGAGCGCGACGCGGCGGCGGGCCAGAAGGTGCGTGACGCGGTGGTGGAGAACTGGCGGCTGCCTGCGAAACTTTATCAGGATGTAACCGCCCGTGTGCAGGCCACGGTGTTGCTCAGCGGTGCGCTGGTCAAACCGCAAATCAGCCTCGACGGGCTCACGGGCGACGAGCGCGAGCGCACCCGCCGCAGTCTCGAGGAGGCGATTGGCCGCACGGTCGTCTCGCTGCCGCCGGGGGAGGTCGAATTTACGATCTTGAGCCGGGCCAGTGCTTTTGAGGCAAACTGCTTTCCGCTCAAAGTTTATGTGCCCGCCGCCATGAAGGACAGCCCCGAGCCGGTGCCCGCCACGACCGTTAGCGGCCTGCGCGAGGGAGCCCTGCGCTGGAACCGGCGCCTGGTCAGACAGTCTGGGGGAGAGCCTATCGACGCTTTTGTGCTGGTGGACGATCCCGATCAGGCTCATGTGCGCGTCGAGGCGTTCGAGGACTACCCCGAGTACAGCAACTACCTTGTCGATCCCCAGACCCGCCGGGTGACCGTGCGCGTGCCGATTCGCGAACTGCGCTCGGGGTTGTTCGCGAGCGGCTTTCGCTGGTGGCACCCGGATGTGGTTACTCTGCAGACGATGTTCCAACTCGGGCGGTTGCTCAACCTGGAACTCTCTGAGGAGCAGGGCAACGCGCTCTTTGCGGGCACCCGGCGCTTCCTGACCTACCGCCCGCCCCTGGGTGTCACCGGGAACTACGCCGCGCGCGCCCTGCCGCAGAGCGATCACGTCGAGGCGCAGGGCCGCACCGACCGAGTGGCCAGCGACAGCCAGATCGAAGCAGCGATCGACACCGTCCGCAAGCATGCCTGCACCGCCCCGGCTGCCGAACAGATTCCCGACCCCCGCTAG
- a CDS encoding LysR family transcriptional regulator, with the protein MELRHLKYFLAVAEELHFSRAAEKLHMAQPPLSQQIRALETELGVQLFERTRRKVQLTEAGRVLLEEGQLVMAQLEQAVRSTQRAARGESGRLAVGFNSSAAYSVLPAILRAYRQRFAAVELVLRELTTDRQLSELRDGRIDVGFLYLPVEDPALRCEVLLSEPLVVAVGEFHPFAGEQSLGLEALAGEPLIINPRADGRRFYDLVTGIFEQAGFKPRVAQEAVLTQTIVSLVAGGVGIALLPASARQFQRAGVVYRPLREQTPHLEVAVAWRAEPPAVVREFVRVAREIAFAAVAAGQSV; encoded by the coding sequence GTGGAACTTCGACACCTGAAATATTTCCTGGCAGTCGCAGAGGAACTGCATTTCAGCCGGGCCGCCGAGAAGCTGCACATGGCCCAACCGCCCTTGAGTCAGCAAATCCGGGCGCTGGAAACGGAACTGGGGGTGCAGTTGTTCGAGCGCACCCGCCGCAAGGTGCAGTTGACCGAGGCTGGGCGGGTGTTGCTCGAAGAAGGGCAGCTGGTGATGGCGCAACTGGAGCAGGCGGTGAGATCCACACAACGGGCCGCCCGCGGCGAGAGCGGTCGGCTTGCGGTCGGATTCAACAGTTCTGCGGCCTACAGCGTGCTGCCTGCGATATTGCGCGCCTACCGGCAACGCTTCGCAGCAGTCGAACTGGTGTTGCGCGAATTGACCACCGACCGGCAACTGTCGGAACTGCGCGACGGGCGGATCGACGTCGGTTTTCTCTATCTGCCCGTCGAGGATCCCGCCCTGCGCTGCGAGGTGCTGTTGAGCGAGCCGCTGGTGGTTGCCGTGGGCGAATTTCATCCGTTTGCGGGCGAGCAGAGCCTGGGACTGGAAGCTTTGGCGGGCGAGCCGCTGATTATCAACCCGCGCGCGGACGGTCGCCGCTTCTACGACCTGGTGACGGGAATTTTCGAGCAGGCGGGCTTCAAGCCGCGCGTCGCCCAGGAGGCGGTGCTCACCCAGACGATCGTGAGCCTGGTGGCGGGTGGTGTCGGCATTGCCCTGCTGCCCGCCTCCGCGCGCCAGTTTCAACGAGCGGGGGTAGTCTACAGACCGCTTCGTGAGCAGACCCCTCATCTGGAAGTGGCCGTCGCCTGGCGGGCGGAGCCCCCGGCGGTGGTGCGCGAGTTCGTGCGGGTGGCCCGGGAGATTGCCTTTGCCGCTGTCGCCGCCGGACAGTCTGTCTGA